One genomic segment of Oxalobacteraceae sp. CFBP 8761 includes these proteins:
- a CDS encoding TonB-dependent receptor: MNELKARQYQRTAIAAAVTILAMSGAGAQEAPVLAPQTVVVTGVRAALEQSLRQKRDSDAVVEVVTAEDIGKMPDKNVADAIQRLPGVNTQSSAGGEGGFGENDRVSLRGTSPSLQQTLFNGHAISTGDWFVLNQIGGNVGRSSSFSLLPSELVGSIVVQKSPTADLVEGGVSGAINVITRRPLDFRQQLTVEGSVQANYNDLSGETKPHLSGLVNWKNAANTAGILIQGFSEKSSVRRDGQEILGYTPISATSAAALANPALAGVVVPTFIGAALFEQEKKREGGAFDIEVRPNRDLTLDFNGFYSKLEAPHQNTNWLAAPANSINSLNLIPINPVVRNNTLVAAEFTRNAGEVDNIYRPDAGGESWYLDFNGKWRVNERFSLSGKLGKTHGVGWDRDDVYYQNNVDGGMVYGLNGLSPASVSYPGGNTVSPGSTAWAGGGESQSVDKEQYAQLDGELRLDNPTFQAVRFGARWTDHQRTAEHPLETRPGPLGFSNPGPAWNGQLYPSDFASDLGGNLASNYFKYDGAALGAWGAIPGNRLLDYVLRHNWMNEFEVGEKTAALYGMVDFGGDGWSGNVGLRAVETRQNTIVNLPGGPAPITGSAFGAYTPTTFKRTYRDYLPSANLKYNVTPDLVLRTALAKTIARPDYSALGGSVSLNDDALSGNGGNVNLEPVRSTNFDIGAEWYYAPKALLSAGLFYMDLRSIVAQGTSTGTYYNNKRSTLTEYQITSPYNTSGRNRGVELSWQQPVARDFGFLVNYTFADGELDDGGELINSSRNTYNVTGYFENERFSARLAYNWRSKYKAGVDRGASQHVDDMPSLAGSINVKLSERFTLTFDALNLTNETIKMYAENEDRPRAFYSNGRTFYLGLRGKL; the protein is encoded by the coding sequence ATGAATGAGTTGAAGGCACGGCAGTATCAGCGGACCGCGATCGCAGCGGCAGTGACAATCCTGGCGATGAGCGGGGCAGGCGCGCAGGAAGCGCCGGTGCTGGCGCCGCAGACCGTGGTGGTGACGGGCGTGCGTGCTGCGCTCGAACAGTCGCTGCGCCAGAAGCGCGACAGCGATGCCGTCGTCGAGGTGGTCACTGCCGAAGACATCGGCAAGATGCCCGATAAAAACGTGGCCGATGCCATCCAGCGCCTGCCCGGCGTGAACACGCAATCGTCCGCCGGCGGCGAAGGCGGCTTCGGCGAAAACGACCGCGTCAGCCTGCGCGGCACCAGCCCGAGCCTGCAGCAGACGCTGTTCAACGGCCACGCGATCAGCACCGGCGACTGGTTCGTGCTGAACCAGATCGGCGGCAATGTCGGCCGCTCGAGCAGCTTCTCGTTGCTGCCGTCCGAGCTGGTCGGCTCGATCGTCGTCCAGAAAAGCCCGACGGCCGATCTGGTCGAAGGCGGCGTTTCCGGCGCCATCAACGTCATCACGCGCCGCCCGCTCGACTTCCGTCAGCAGCTCACCGTCGAAGGCTCGGTGCAGGCCAACTACAACGACTTGTCGGGTGAGACCAAGCCGCATCTGTCGGGCCTCGTGAACTGGAAGAACGCCGCCAACACGGCCGGCATCCTGATCCAGGGATTCTCCGAGAAATCCTCCGTGCGGCGCGATGGCCAGGAAATCCTCGGCTACACCCCGATCAGCGCGACCAGCGCGGCGGCGCTTGCCAACCCGGCGCTGGCCGGCGTGGTCGTGCCGACCTTCATCGGCGCCGCGCTGTTCGAGCAGGAGAAGAAGCGCGAAGGCGGCGCGTTCGACATCGAGGTGCGCCCGAACCGCGACCTGACGCTGGATTTCAACGGCTTCTATTCGAAGCTCGAAGCACCGCACCAGAACACCAACTGGCTGGCCGCGCCGGCCAACTCGATCAACAGCCTGAACCTGATTCCCATCAATCCCGTCGTGCGCAACAACACGCTGGTGGCGGCCGAATTCACGCGCAATGCGGGCGAGGTCGACAACATCTACCGTCCGGATGCGGGCGGCGAATCGTGGTATCTGGACTTCAACGGCAAATGGCGCGTCAACGAGCGCTTCTCGCTCTCGGGTAAGCTCGGCAAGACCCACGGCGTGGGCTGGGACCGCGACGACGTCTACTACCAGAACAATGTCGACGGCGGCATGGTGTACGGCTTGAACGGGCTTTCGCCGGCATCGGTCAGCTACCCCGGCGGCAACACGGTGTCACCCGGCTCGACCGCCTGGGCCGGCGGCGGTGAATCACAGTCGGTGGACAAGGAACAGTACGCGCAGCTCGACGGCGAGCTGCGCCTGGACAATCCGACCTTCCAGGCCGTGCGCTTTGGCGCGCGCTGGACCGATCACCAGCGCACCGCCGAGCATCCGCTGGAAACCCGTCCCGGCCCGCTGGGTTTCAGCAATCCGGGCCCGGCCTGGAACGGCCAGCTGTACCCGAGCGACTTCGCCAGTGACCTGGGCGGCAATCTCGCATCGAACTACTTTAAATATGACGGCGCGGCGCTGGGCGCCTGGGGCGCGATCCCCGGCAACCGTCTGCTCGACTACGTGCTGCGCCATAACTGGATGAACGAATTCGAAGTGGGCGAGAAAACGGCCGCGCTGTACGGCATGGTCGACTTCGGCGGCGACGGCTGGAGCGGCAACGTCGGCCTGCGCGCTGTCGAGACGCGCCAGAACACGATCGTCAATCTGCCGGGCGGTCCGGCGCCGATCACCGGTTCGGCCTTCGGCGCCTACACGCCGACGACGTTCAAGCGCACCTACCGCGACTACCTGCCAAGCGCCAACCTGAAGTACAACGTAACGCCCGATCTGGTACTGCGCACGGCGCTGGCCAAGACCATCGCGCGCCCTGACTACAGCGCGCTGGGTGGCTCGGTGTCGCTGAACGACGACGCGCTGAGCGGCAACGGCGGCAACGTCAATCTGGAACCGGTGCGCTCGACCAACTTCGACATCGGCGCCGAGTGGTATTACGCGCCAAAGGCGCTGCTGTCGGCGGGCCTGTTCTACATGGACCTGCGCTCGATCGTGGCGCAGGGCACGTCGACCGGTACCTATTACAACAACAAGCGCAGCACGCTGACCGAGTACCAGATCACGTCGCCGTACAACACGAGCGGGCGCAATCGCGGCGTGGAGCTGAGCTGGCAGCAGCCGGTGGCGCGTGACTTCGGCTTCCTGGTCAACTACACGTTCGCCGATGGTGAGCTCGACGATGGCGGTGAACTCATCAACTCGTCGCGCAATACCTACAACGTGACCGGCTACTTCGAGAACGAACGCTTCTCGGCGCGCCTGGCCTACAACTGGCGCTCGAAGTACAAGGCCGGCGTGGACCGCGGCGCGAGCCAGCACGTGGACGACATGCCGTCGCTGGCCGGCTCGATCAACGTCAAGCTGAGCGAACGCTTCACGCTCACGTTCGACGCGCTCAATCTCACCAACGAGACCATCAAGATGTACGCCGAAAACGAGGACCGGCCACGCGCCTTCTACTCGAACGGCCGTACCTTCTACCTCGGCCTGCGCGGCAAGCTGTAA
- a CDS encoding HD domain-containing protein, with protein MLAPSAMKLSELIGALSYALDITEGQPAGHCVRCCWIGMHIGRVAGLNDDQLWELYYTLLLKDLGCSSNAARICELYLTDDLDFKRSFKTVGDSLPQVLGFVLKHTGLKAGLAERFRSVMTILRDGPEIAQGLIATRCQRGADIARLLRFPEGVAEGIYSLDEHVNGKGKPAQLAGDAIPVYARIALLAQVIDVFHTDGGREAALHEATARAGSWFDPQLVAAFGQVALEDAFWRKLAAPDLDRAVFALEPAGHEVALDEDYLDDIATAFGQVVDAKSPYTSGHSARVALYTDMIGEALGLSAQRRRWLKRGALLHDVGKLGVSNSVLDKAGSLDRDEWTAVRQHAEYTETILGRIAAFAELASIAGAHHERLDGNGYPRGLHADDIRLETRIITTADIFDAITAERPYRGAIPIPQALEMMEKTVGTALDPACFDALKRGLALVPFPAP; from the coding sequence ATGCTGGCTCCCAGCGCCATGAAGCTCTCCGAGCTGATTGGCGCGCTGAGCTATGCGCTCGACATTACCGAAGGCCAGCCCGCTGGCCATTGCGTGCGCTGCTGCTGGATCGGAATGCATATCGGCCGCGTTGCCGGCCTGAATGACGACCAGTTGTGGGAGCTGTATTACACGCTGCTGCTCAAGGACCTTGGCTGCAGCAGCAATGCCGCCCGCATCTGCGAGCTGTACCTGACGGACGACCTCGACTTCAAGCGCAGTTTCAAGACGGTGGGCGACAGCCTGCCGCAGGTGCTCGGTTTCGTGCTCAAACACACCGGCCTGAAAGCCGGCCTGGCCGAGCGGTTCCGCAGCGTGATGACCATCCTGCGTGACGGCCCCGAGATCGCCCAGGGCCTGATCGCCACCCGTTGCCAGCGCGGCGCCGACATTGCGCGCCTGCTGCGCTTCCCGGAAGGCGTGGCCGAAGGTATCTATTCGCTCGACGAACACGTCAATGGCAAGGGCAAGCCGGCCCAGCTCGCGGGCGACGCGATCCCCGTGTATGCGCGCATTGCGCTGCTGGCGCAAGTGATCGACGTATTCCACACCGATGGCGGGCGCGAGGCCGCGCTGCACGAAGCGACCGCGCGCGCCGGCAGCTGGTTCGATCCGCAGCTGGTTGCGGCGTTCGGGCAGGTCGCGCTGGAGGATGCCTTCTGGCGCAAGCTGGCCGCACCGGACCTGGACCGCGCCGTGTTCGCACTGGAGCCGGCTGGCCACGAAGTCGCGCTCGACGAAGACTACCTCGACGATATCGCCACCGCCTTCGGCCAGGTGGTCGATGCCAAGAGCCCGTATACGAGCGGCCACAGTGCACGCGTGGCGCTGTACACCGACATGATCGGCGAGGCGCTCGGGCTGTCGGCGCAGCGCCGCCGCTGGCTCAAGCGCGGCGCGCTGCTGCACGACGTCGGCAAGCTGGGCGTGAGCAACAGCGTGCTCGACAAAGCTGGCTCGCTCGACCGCGACGAATGGACCGCCGTGCGCCAGCACGCCGAATATACCGAAACGATCCTGGGCCGCATCGCGGCGTTTGCCGAACTGGCGTCAATTGCCGGCGCCCACCACGAGCGCCTCGACGGCAACGGCTACCCGCGCGGCCTGCATGCCGACGACATCCGGCTCGAAACACGCATCATCACCACCGCCGACATCTTCGATGCCATCACCGCCGAGCGCCCATACCGCGGCGCGATCCCGATCCCGCAGGCGCTCGAGATGATGGAAAAGACCGTGGGGACCGCGCTCGACCCGGCCTGCTTCGATGCGCTCAAGCGCGGGTTGGCGCTGGTGCCGTTCCCGGCGCCCTGA